From a single Staphylococcus epidermidis genomic region:
- the sdhA gene encoding succinate dehydrogenase flavoprotein subunit produces MAEKKIIVVGGGLAGLMSTIKAAEQGAHVDLFSIVPVKRSHSVCAQGGINGAVNTKGEGDSPWIHFDDTVYGGDFLANQPPVKAMADAAPKIIHLLDRMGVMFNRTKEGLLDFRRFGGTLHHRTAFAGATTGQQLLYALDEQVRSFEVDGLVTKYEGWEFLGIVKDEEDAARGIVAQNMTTSEIQSFGSDAVIMATGGPGIIFGKTTNSMINTGSAASIVYQQGAIYANGEFIQIHPTAIPGDDKLRLMSESARGEGGRIWTYKDGKPWYFLEEKYPDYGNLVPRDIATREIFDVCINQKLGINGENMVYLDLSHKDPHELDVKLGGIIEIYEKFTGDDPRKVPMKIFPAVHYSMGGLYVDYDQMTNIKGLFAAGECDFSQHGGNRLGANSLLSAIYGGTVAGPNAIKYVENVEKSYTDLDDSIFEARVKEEKERFDHLLNMRGTENAYKLHRELGEIMTANVTVVRENEKLLETDKKIQELMKRYEDIDMEDTQTWSNQAVFFTRQLWNMLVLARVITIGAYNRNESRGAHYKPEFPERNDEEWLKTTMARYKGRSEKPEFTYEPVDVSLIPPRKRDYTSKSKGGNK; encoded by the coding sequence ATGGCAGAGAAAAAAATTATTGTTGTCGGTGGAGGACTAGCTGGTCTGATGTCAACAATTAAAGCGGCAGAACAAGGTGCACATGTAGATTTATTTTCCATTGTACCGGTAAAGCGTTCGCACTCTGTTTGTGCACAAGGTGGCATAAATGGTGCTGTTAATACTAAAGGTGAGGGAGATTCACCGTGGATTCACTTTGATGATACTGTTTATGGTGGAGACTTCCTGGCTAATCAACCACCAGTCAAAGCAATGGCTGATGCTGCACCTAAAATCATCCATCTGTTAGATCGTATGGGGGTTATGTTTAACAGAACGAAAGAAGGCTTATTAGACTTTAGACGTTTTGGCGGTACACTACATCATAGAACAGCTTTTGCTGGCGCAACGACAGGTCAACAATTGCTTTATGCATTAGATGAGCAAGTTCGTTCATTTGAGGTAGATGGTTTAGTAACTAAATACGAAGGATGGGAATTTCTAGGTATTGTTAAAGACGAAGAAGATGCTGCAAGAGGTATTGTCGCTCAAAATATGACAACATCAGAAATTCAATCATTCGGTTCAGATGCTGTCATCATGGCAACAGGTGGTCCTGGTATTATCTTTGGTAAAACGACGAATTCAATGATTAATACAGGTTCAGCGGCGTCAATCGTTTATCAGCAAGGTGCGATTTATGCAAATGGTGAATTCATCCAAATACATCCGACTGCGATTCCTGGAGATGACAAATTACGTCTTATGAGTGAATCAGCTCGTGGTGAAGGTGGACGTATTTGGACGTATAAAGATGGTAAACCTTGGTACTTCTTAGAAGAAAAATATCCAGACTATGGTAACTTGGTTCCACGTGATATAGCGACACGTGAAATTTTCGATGTTTGTATTAACCAAAAGTTAGGTATCAATGGAGAAAACATGGTATACCTTGATTTATCTCATAAAGATCCACACGAATTGGATGTTAAATTAGGTGGTATTATTGAAATTTATGAAAAATTCACAGGTGATGATCCACGTAAAGTTCCAATGAAAATCTTCCCAGCAGTGCATTATTCAATGGGTGGTTTATACGTAGACTATGATCAAATGACTAATATCAAAGGGTTATTTGCAGCTGGAGAATGTGATTTCTCACAACATGGTGGTAACCGTTTAGGTGCCAATTCTTTACTTTCAGCTATTTATGGAGGTACAGTAGCAGGTCCTAACGCTATCAAATATGTTGAAAATGTTGAAAAATCGTATACAGATCTAGATGACAGTATTTTCGAAGCTCGTGTTAAAGAAGAGAAAGAAAGATTTGATCATTTATTAAATATGCGTGGAACTGAAAATGCTTATAAACTTCACCGTGAATTAGGTGAAATTATGACAGCTAACGTAACTGTAGTTCGTGAAAATGAAAAGTTGCTTGAAACAGATAAAAAAATTCAAGAGCTTATGAAACGTTATGAAGATATCGATATGGAAGATACGCAAACATGGAGCAACCAAGCAGTATTCTTCACACGACAATTATGGAATATGTTGGTTCTTGCTCGTGTGATTACGATTGGTGCATATAATCGTAACGAATCTAGAGGTGCACATTACAAACCTGAATTCCCAGAACGTAATGATGAAGAATGGTTAAAAACAACCATGGCTCGTTATAAAGGTAGAAGTGAAAAGCCAGAATTTACTTATGAGCCAGTAGATGTAAGTTTAATTCCACCTCGTAAGCGTGACTACACAAGTAAGTCTAAAGGAGGTAATAAGTAA
- the sdhB gene encoding succinate dehydrogenase iron-sulfur subunit, with protein MANQSLKETPKTQSNPQTQVQGQNQQPKQKTVKLIIKRQDNSESKPYEESFEIPYKENLNVIACLMEIRRNPVNSKGEKTTPVTWDMNCLEEVCGACSMVINGRARQSCSAIVDQLEQPIRLEPMSTFPVIRDLQVDRSRMFDNLKRMKAWIPIDGTYDLGPGPRMPEKKRQTAYELSKCMTCGVCLEVCPNVTKNNKFVGAQAISQVRLFDLHPTGSMTKDERLDALMSAGGLQECGNSQNCVNACPKGIPLTTSIAAMNRETSFHMFKSFFGSDHQVD; from the coding sequence ATGGCTAATCAATCATTAAAAGAAACTCCAAAAACTCAAAGTAATCCACAAACTCAAGTACAAGGTCAAAATCAACAACCAAAACAAAAAACAGTAAAATTGATAATTAAACGTCAAGATAATAGCGAATCAAAACCTTATGAAGAATCATTTGAAATTCCTTATAAGGAAAATTTAAACGTAATTGCATGTTTAATGGAAATCAGACGAAATCCAGTCAACTCTAAAGGCGAAAAAACGACACCAGTCACATGGGATATGAATTGCCTCGAAGAAGTATGTGGCGCTTGTTCAATGGTTATTAACGGCCGTGCAAGACAATCATGTTCAGCTATTGTTGATCAATTAGAACAACCAATTCGTCTTGAACCAATGAGTACTTTCCCTGTCATTCGAGATTTACAAGTTGATCGCTCAAGAATGTTCGATAACTTAAAACGAATGAAAGCATGGATTCCTATTGATGGAACATATGACTTAGGACCTGGACCACGTATGCCAGAGAAAAAACGCCAAACTGCATATGAATTGTCTAAATGTATGACTTGTGGTGTATGCTTAGAAGTATGTCCAAATGTCACAAAAAATAATAAATTTGTTGGTGCACAAGCTATTTCTCAAGTACGTTTGTTCGACTTACATCCTACAGGTTCCATGACTAAAGATGAGCGTTTAGATGCATTGATGAGTGCAGGAGGACTGCAAGAATGTGGTAATTCTCAAAATTGTGTGAATGCATGTCCTAAAGGTATACCATTGACAACGTCAATTGCCGCAATGAATAGAGAAACTTCTTTCCATATGTTTAAATCATTCTTTGGTTCTGACCACCAAGTAGATTAA
- a CDS encoding succinate dehydrogenase cytochrome b558 subunit, with protein MAQSKNEFYLRRLHSLLGVIPIGAFLIVHLMVNHQATQGAEAFNRASGFMESLPFLIVMEFILIYIPLLYHGLFGLHIAFTAKENIGHYSLFRNWMFFFQRVSGILAFVFIAMHLWQTRLQKAFYGKSVDYNLMHETLQHPLWAIFYIICVIAVVFHFANGLWSFCVTWGFLQSKKSQRVFTWISLIVFLVISYIGVAAVIAFI; from the coding sequence TTGGCTCAATCAAAGAATGAATTTTACCTTAGAAGATTACATTCGTTATTAGGGGTTATTCCGATAGGTGCATTTTTAATTGTACACTTAATGGTAAACCATCAAGCAACGCAAGGTGCTGAAGCTTTTAATAGAGCTTCAGGATTTATGGAATCTTTACCATTCCTTATTGTGATGGAATTTATACTTATTTATATACCATTGTTATACCATGGTTTGTTCGGTTTACACATCGCATTCACTGCTAAGGAGAACATCGGGCATTACTCATTATTTAGAAACTGGATGTTTTTCTTCCAACGTGTAAGTGGTATTTTAGCATTTGTTTTTATTGCAATGCACTTATGGCAAACACGTTTGCAAAAAGCTTTTTATGGTAAATCTGTGGACTATAATCTAATGCATGAAACATTACAACATCCGTTATGGGCAATCTTTTACATTATTTGTGTCATTGCTGTTGTTTTCCATTTTGCTAATGGTTTATGGTCATTTTGTGTAACATGGGGCTTTTTACAATCTAAAAAATCACAACGTGTTTTTACTTGGATTTCACTCATAGTATTTTTAGTGATTTCTTATATTGGTGTTGCAGCCGTTATTGCGTTTATATAA